From Actinopolymorpha cephalotaxi, one genomic window encodes:
- a CDS encoding aminoglycoside phosphotransferase family protein gives MISDPHLDGRAGIDADLVKRLLAAQFPQWSDLPVTPVEVDGWDNRTYRLGEELTVRLPTAPGYVPAVEKEHRWLSVLAPHLPVPIPVSVALGEPGEGYPHPWSVRRWLDGDTARPDRIADLPAFAESLAEFLLALQRVDATDGPAAGAHSFHRGAPPAYYDDETRNCLRTLAGHLDTDRAAAVWDAALAAEWRGEPVWFHGDVAHGNLLVRDGKLAAVLDFGTCGVGDPSCDLVIAWTMFAGPSREAFRRTVGQDAGTWARARGWALWKALLGLADDVRQDRPLAAGNLRVVEEVLTDHDLA, from the coding sequence GTGATTTCGGACCCACATCTCGACGGACGTGCCGGCATCGACGCGGACCTGGTGAAGCGGCTGCTCGCCGCGCAGTTCCCGCAGTGGAGTGATCTTCCGGTGACACCGGTCGAGGTCGACGGCTGGGACAACCGCACCTACCGCCTGGGCGAGGAGTTGACCGTCCGCCTGCCCACGGCGCCGGGATACGTCCCGGCGGTGGAGAAGGAGCACCGCTGGCTGTCGGTGCTCGCCCCGCATCTGCCCGTACCCATCCCGGTGTCGGTCGCGCTGGGCGAGCCGGGCGAGGGCTACCCGCACCCCTGGTCGGTCCGGCGCTGGCTGGACGGCGACACCGCCCGACCGGACCGGATCGCCGACCTGCCGGCGTTCGCGGAGTCGCTGGCGGAGTTCCTGCTGGCCCTGCAGCGCGTCGACGCCACGGACGGCCCGGCGGCCGGAGCGCACAGCTTCCACCGCGGCGCCCCGCCCGCGTACTACGACGACGAGACGCGGAACTGTCTGCGCACGTTGGCGGGCCACCTCGACACCGACCGGGCCGCCGCCGTCTGGGACGCGGCGCTCGCCGCCGAGTGGCGAGGCGAGCCGGTGTGGTTCCACGGCGACGTCGCGCACGGCAACCTGCTCGTACGGGACGGGAAGCTGGCCGCCGTGCTCGACTTCGGCACCTGCGGCGTCGGCGACCCCTCCTGCGACCTGGTGATCGCGTGGACGATGTTCGCCGGACCGAGCCGGGAAGCCTTCCGCCGTACGGTCGGACAAGACGCCGGCACCTGGGCCCGCGCCCGCGGGTGGGCGCTGTGGAAGGCGCTGCTCGGCCTGGCCGACGACGTCCGCCAGGATCGGCCGCTAGCGGCGGGCAACCTGCGCGTGGTCGAAGAGGTCCTCACCGACCACGATCTGGCCTGA
- a CDS encoding mechanosensitive ion channel family protein, translating into MQVVTAVSTAVPDPMHTLLVLGCTAAAALVVTLLTGRITARLARSESRPFWGRLRKRCHRPWTVTLLSVALLAAQPSAGLHGELANGVRHLLVVLTIAAVSWLVTAVLFLAEDAALRHIRVDVTDNRRARKVQTQLTALRRLTAVLVTLVAASAIFMTFDALRTYGASILASAGVAGVIAGLAAQTTLANVFAGLQLVFTDALRIDDVVVVEEEWGRVEELTLTYVVVNLWDERRLVLPATYFTTTPFQNWTRSESRVIGAVVLYLDHSTPVSELRAEARRIIEKNPLWDRREWTLQVVDTTEHSIVVRVLASAADSASAWDLRCDVREHLLGWLRDNHPGSLPRLRTERAGGPGGPGDSGGPGGLGDSGQIVVGEDLFDHAQVARR; encoded by the coding sequence ATGCAGGTAGTCACCGCCGTCAGTACCGCTGTGCCCGACCCGATGCACACCCTCCTCGTCCTGGGCTGTACCGCGGCGGCGGCGCTGGTGGTGACCCTGCTCACCGGCAGGATCACCGCCCGTCTCGCCCGATCGGAGAGCCGGCCGTTCTGGGGACGGCTGCGAAAGCGCTGTCACCGGCCGTGGACGGTGACGCTGCTGTCGGTGGCGTTGCTTGCCGCCCAGCCGAGCGCGGGCCTGCATGGTGAGCTGGCGAACGGCGTACGCCACCTGCTGGTGGTCCTCACCATCGCCGCCGTCTCCTGGCTGGTCACCGCGGTGCTCTTCCTCGCCGAGGACGCCGCCCTGCGGCACATCCGGGTCGACGTGACCGACAACCGACGGGCCCGGAAGGTGCAGACGCAGCTGACCGCCCTGCGCCGGCTGACCGCGGTGCTGGTCACGCTGGTGGCCGCGTCCGCCATCTTCATGACGTTCGACGCGTTGCGCACCTACGGAGCGTCGATTCTGGCGTCTGCCGGGGTCGCCGGTGTGATCGCCGGTCTGGCCGCCCAGACGACTCTGGCGAACGTGTTCGCCGGCCTGCAGCTGGTGTTCACCGACGCGCTGCGGATCGACGACGTGGTGGTGGTCGAGGAGGAGTGGGGCCGGGTCGAGGAGCTCACCCTCACCTACGTCGTGGTCAACCTGTGGGACGAGCGGCGGCTGGTGTTGCCGGCGACGTACTTCACCACCACGCCGTTCCAGAACTGGACCCGCTCGGAGTCCCGCGTCATCGGCGCCGTCGTCCTCTACCTCGACCACAGCACGCCGGTCTCCGAACTCCGCGCGGAGGCCCGGCGGATCATCGAGAAGAACCCGCTGTGGGACCGGCGCGAGTGGACCCTGCAGGTCGTCGACACGACCGAACACTCGATCGTCGTCCGGGTGCTGGCCTCGGCGGCGGACTCCGCGTCGGCGTGGGATCTGCGCTGTGACGTACGCGAGCACCTGCTCGGGTGGCTGCGGGACAACCACCCGGGCTCGCTGCCCCGGCTGCGGACCGAGCGGGCCGGGGGTCCCGGCGGCCCTGGCGACTCGGGCGGCCCTGGCGGCCTTGGCGACTCAGGCCAGATCGTGGTCGGTGAGGACCTCTTCGACCACGCGCAGGTTGCCCGCCGCTAG
- a CDS encoding GNAT family N-acetyltransferase: protein MNDTVTRHDTDADGLVRVRPREDADLADCVRLLAEVHGRDGYPLIWPERPVDWLVGSAPLAAWVALLDDRGEDHIVGHVALARCGPGDVAPDLLRAREAGPDERDPRPVVLGRLAVDPAARGRGVGARLLTGAVEYARAHGLRPVLDVVDSDRSAVALYERLGWTPLGSAEQVWGAGQAVTIHCYAAPA, encoded by the coding sequence GTGAACGACACCGTGACGCGCCACGACACCGACGCCGACGGACTGGTTCGGGTACGCCCACGCGAGGACGCCGACCTGGCCGACTGCGTACGCCTGCTCGCCGAGGTGCACGGACGCGACGGCTACCCGCTGATCTGGCCCGAGCGGCCGGTCGACTGGCTGGTCGGCTCGGCTCCCCTCGCGGCCTGGGTCGCACTCCTGGACGACCGGGGCGAGGACCACATCGTGGGGCACGTCGCGCTGGCACGGTGCGGTCCCGGGGACGTGGCTCCGGACCTGCTCCGCGCGCGGGAAGCCGGCCCGGACGAGAGGGACCCGCGGCCCGTCGTCCTCGGCCGGTTGGCCGTCGACCCGGCGGCGCGGGGCCGGGGCGTCGGGGCACGCCTCCTGACCGGCGCGGTCGAGTACGCCCGGGCACACGGCCTGCGTCCGGTCCTCGACGTGGTCGACTCCGACCGGTCCGCGGTCGCGCTCTACGAGCGGCTGGGCTGGACCCCGCTGGGGAGCGCCGAGCAGGTGTGGGGAGCCGGTCAGGCGGTCACCATCCACTGTTACGCAGCACCCGCCTGA
- a CDS encoding serine hydrolase domain-containing protein, translating to MMADLDDFNRDSSGESGDFLPSAVEDHLRARMKQHHIPALGLAVVRGGRPLARAYGTANLEWDAPATTGTAFQLASVTKLLTATLLMLVVEDGTLRLDAPVGEYLPDAPPSWDQVTVRRLTSHTSGLSDDVGSPASVEEAARAAFERPLEYEPGTQVRYGLSDYVVLAYLLQSVTGRAFPDLLRERLTDPLGMTSTRFDHAADDGTARVSDVLPRRATIYDVRDDRRQVYAFLFPAWTYAAGGLYSSAADLATWAAALRGGDLLSPASVREMWTPERLRDGSAGPFGVGWIVDQRHGSPAVGHSGGPALADVMHLVDDDLTVAVLTNQQNLRPYLAGEVADLLRTAG from the coding sequence ATGATGGCCGACCTCGACGACTTCAACCGCGACTCCTCCGGCGAGTCCGGCGACTTCCTGCCATCCGCTGTCGAGGACCACCTGCGCGCACGGATGAAGCAGCACCACATCCCGGCCCTCGGGCTGGCCGTCGTCCGTGGCGGCAGGCCGCTGGCCAGGGCGTACGGCACCGCCAACCTGGAGTGGGACGCCCCCGCGACGACCGGTACGGCGTTCCAGCTCGCGTCGGTGACGAAGCTGCTGACCGCCACCCTGCTGATGCTGGTGGTCGAGGACGGGACGCTGCGCCTGGACGCCCCGGTGGGGGAGTACCTCCCCGACGCGCCGCCGAGCTGGGACCAGGTCACCGTACGCCGGCTCACGTCCCACACCTCGGGCCTCAGTGACGACGTGGGCAGTCCCGCGTCGGTGGAGGAGGCGGCAAGGGCGGCGTTCGAGCGGCCGCTGGAGTACGAGCCGGGCACGCAGGTGCGGTACGGCCTGTCGGACTACGTCGTCCTGGCGTACCTCCTGCAGTCGGTGACCGGGCGGGCCTTCCCCGACCTGCTGCGCGAGCGCCTCACCGACCCCCTGGGAATGACCTCCACCCGGTTCGACCACGCGGCTGACGACGGGACGGCCCGGGTCAGCGACGTCCTGCCCCGGCGCGCGACCATCTACGACGTACGCGACGACCGGCGGCAGGTGTACGCGTTCCTCTTCCCCGCCTGGACCTACGCGGCCGGTGGGCTCTACTCCTCGGCCGCCGACCTCGCCACCTGGGCCGCGGCACTTCGGGGCGGTGACCTGCTCTCCCCGGCCTCTGTGCGGGAGATGTGGACGCCGGAGCGACTACGGGATGGGTCGGCGGGCCCGTTCGGGGTCGGCTGGATCGTCGACCAGCGGCACGGGAGCCCGGCGGTCGGTCACAGCGGTGGTCCCGCGCTGGCGGACGTGATGCACCTGGTCGACGACGACCTGACGGTGGCGGTGCTGACCAACCAACAGAACCTCCGCCCGTACCTCGCCGGCGAGGTCGCCGACCTGCTGCGGACGGCCGGCTGA
- a CDS encoding YihY/virulence factor BrkB family protein, whose amino-acid sequence MTTHAGGNGASNQDAPPADAEEKPDSPLDLAPPTRKFILKNTVREFLDDECTDLAAGLTYYAVLSLFPAILALVSVLGLVGQSKQTTSMLMDILRGLGADQAVSTIQPVVEQLTRSQSAGLTLIIGLAVAFWSASGYINAFSRAMNRVYEVEEGRPIWKLRPVMLGITALVLVLVAITAIGLVISGPLAKTIGGVIGLSDVAVTVWGIAKWPVMLFIVIFIVAVLYHLTPNVKQPKFRWLSIGAVVAILTWVVVSVAFGFYVANFSNYNKTYGSLGGVIVFLLWIWLTNLALLFGAELDAEMERGRQLQAGIPAEESIQLPPRDTTKIDKDAKKEEKALVEARELREEAARSDET is encoded by the coding sequence ATGACGACACACGCTGGTGGCAACGGCGCGTCCAACCAGGACGCGCCTCCGGCGGACGCGGAGGAGAAGCCCGACAGTCCACTCGACCTGGCGCCGCCGACCCGGAAGTTCATCCTCAAGAACACCGTCCGTGAGTTCCTCGACGACGAGTGCACCGACCTCGCGGCGGGGCTGACGTACTACGCCGTTCTGTCCCTGTTCCCCGCCATCCTGGCCCTGGTGTCCGTGCTCGGCCTGGTCGGGCAGAGCAAGCAGACCACCTCGATGCTGATGGACATCCTGCGTGGCCTCGGCGCCGACCAGGCGGTCAGCACCATCCAGCCCGTGGTGGAGCAGCTGACCCGTAGCCAGTCGGCGGGACTCACGCTGATCATCGGCCTGGCGGTGGCGTTCTGGTCCGCGTCGGGTTACATCAACGCCTTCAGCCGGGCGATGAACCGCGTGTACGAGGTCGAGGAGGGCCGGCCGATCTGGAAGCTGCGCCCGGTGATGCTCGGTATCACCGCGCTGGTGCTCGTCCTGGTGGCGATCACCGCGATCGGCCTGGTGATCAGCGGGCCGCTGGCGAAGACGATCGGTGGGGTGATCGGCCTCAGTGACGTCGCGGTCACCGTGTGGGGCATCGCCAAGTGGCCGGTGATGCTGTTCATCGTCATCTTCATCGTCGCAGTCCTCTACCACCTCACCCCCAACGTCAAGCAGCCGAAGTTCCGCTGGCTGAGCATCGGCGCCGTCGTCGCCATCCTCACCTGGGTGGTCGTCTCGGTGGCGTTCGGCTTCTACGTCGCCAACTTCAGCAACTACAACAAGACCTACGGTTCGCTCGGGGGCGTCATCGTCTTCCTGCTGTGGATCTGGCTCACCAACCTGGCGCTGCTGTTCGGCGCCGAACTGGACGCGGAGATGGAACGCGGCCGGCAATTGCAGGCCGGGATCCCCGCCGAGGAGTCGATCCAGCTGCCGCCCCGCGACACCACCAAGATCGACAAGGACGCGAAGAAGGAGGAGAAGGCCCTCGTCGAGGCCCGCGAACTGCGCGAGGAGGCTGCCCGGTCGGACGAGACGTGA